The genomic DNA CCGGCTGCAGAGTCTGAGGAGGCTCGGGAGGGGCCCCCGAGTGCCAGACGGGTCCTGGAACACGCGTGaggaccccccacccccgccctgggcGTCAGGGAGGAGGGAGCGATGGGCTCTGTCAGGTGCTGCCCATGGTTAAGGGAGGTGAGGCCCGAGATCGCCAGCTGCGTTTGGCGACAAGATCGCGGAGACCTGGATGAGAGAGCTCTGGTGTGGGAGGAAGGGCCAAAGCCTGATTGGAGTGGTATTTGGAAAggagtggaagcaacccaagtgtccaccgacagaggAACAGACGAAAAAAATGTGATCCATCCACACGATGGAAcaatattcagccttaaaaaggaaggaaattctgacacctgctacaacacggATGCACCTCAGACATTACGCTCAGTGGAAGGGAAGAAGCCAATCACAAGAAGACATAGTGTGTGACTCCACTTCTATGACAGCCCTAGAagagtcaaattcagagacagaaagaacgGTGGGTGCCAGCggatggggggagagggaaggggagttagtgtttaatggtgAGAGAGGCCACACACAGTGTAAGTGTACTTGATGTCACTCAACGGTAatcctaaaaatggttaaagcaGAAGTTTGAGATTACACACTTTAGCCCAGTTTaagaggaggggtggggaagacCTGGAGAAAGTGAACCCATTCAGGTCCTTGGCTCCATCCCGAGTGATGGGAGGAGGGGCATGACGAGGCACGGACACGGGGTGGCCAGCACCAGCCCGGTCATCATCTGaggcaggcctggggtgggggtcaaGGTTGGGAACCTGCTGCCCACTCTGAATGCCAGCCTGGGCAGAAGGGAGGGGGTGGCCCTTCAGAGAAAAGTGACAACTTGCTCCTCTTCAGTCCCTCCCAGGCCAGTCCCTCTCTTTAGCAAGGCACAGTCCCCTTAGAGAGGAGGGGGCTTTAGCCCTCAACCGTACAGCCGGAGATGGGCTCTGGCTTGTGACACGGCCATCAGCCCATGCTCTGATGGTCACCAAGAACCCGGACAGAGCGCAGGTCACCGCAGAGCTTGGGAAGGAACATCGGCCGAGCAGGCCCAACCCCAACTCGACCTGGGCCTTTAGAGCCTTTGCTGGCGCAGAGGCGCCTCGCCGGTGAGACGGTGGCCCAGGCCCTGCAGGCCCTGCCGTGCCAACACCTGATGACCATTCTTCCGACCCAACCCCTGTCCCACCCTTCTCTTAAAAGACTTTTCACCCTACAAACCTCTGCTCTCACCACGCCCACAACTCCAAGAACCCCGTGTGCTGGCAGTTCCCCGAACCTGCAGCCTGGCTGTCCTGAGCAGGCCCCTCACACCGtgcccagcccccaccctgcATCCGCTCATCCATCAACAGTCCCTGCCTCCCCTGCGGCCGGGCCTGCCGTCACCCCCAGGCCCTCGCCACTCCCCACCCTGACTCACACCGACTCCTTAACGTCTCCATTCCCCCGACCACCGCCATGCCTTGGCTCAGGTCCTCATCACCTCTTACCAAATGGCCTCCAAGCCACCTGCCACAGGCCAAGACAGACTCAGAAAACATCAACAGCACAAAAAAGGGaacttagggaattccctggcggtccagtggttgggactctgtgctccaccgcagggggcccgggttcgacccctggtcggggaactaggatcccacaagccatgcggtacAGCcagataaattaattttaaaatttttaaaaaaaacaaaaaagggaactTGACAGAGGTCATGCTGCTTGGGCAGGGCCCTGAGAGCAGTGGGCTGGCCCCATTCACTTGGGAATCTGTCCCTCCAGTAGGGGCTGAGAACCCAGTGACCAGCAGCCTAATGGGGGAGACAGGCAAGGAAATGGAACAGCCCAGACCCGTGGAGCCCACGGTGTTACCAGAGCTGGAGGCAAGACGGGATACTGACAGGCACAGTCCCACTCGGAATGGAGGCTGCCGGAGGAAAACAGCCCTCAGGATGGGCCAGAGGGGGCCAGTTTCTGCAGGCGGCCCTCCAGTCTAGGCTGGGCGAGCACGTGGCTTTTCACCTTAAAGAGTCTGCTGCCCCTGTCACTGTCTCTTCCCGTCCCCAGCTAGATGGGGTGCTCCAAAAGTGGCCTTGTGCAGCTTTTTCCCCTCTGCCCAGCCCGGGGCCTGATGCCAAGGGGGTTCAGGGACCACCTGGGGTTGAACAGGGAAGAACCTAAAGGCACACTGTTTGGACTTTGGCCTGTAGAAGTTCAGAGAAGAGCGAGCTCAGGGAGGCCGAGGTAGTCAGAAAACACTTCCTGGAAAAGTGGGACTGGCCCTCAGCCTCTGCATAGCAACCAGAGGGCGTCTCCTGTGGGCTCCCTCCCCGGCAGACACCACCTAGAAGGCTGCCCAGAAAGGGGCGGCATTCCTCATGAGAACGTGGGGAAAAGGACAGCCCTGAAGGGAGCCACCAGCCTGAGCCTGGCAGGAGGAGCAGGTGCGCGAGGCTGGGTGTCAGCACCACCGTTTTCAGGGGCCCCTTAATTCCAAGAGAAAACACCTCCGACCTTACCCCAATTCCCCTCGCCCAGCCCTCAGGGCCAGCAGAGGATGAGCACTAGGGCCTGCCCAATGGCGGCCACCTGCCAAAGCCAGCCCAGGGGGCCGCCAAGGGGGAGCCCGCTGCCAGAGCAGGCTCTCCGATCAGGGTGGTGCACCTACATGTTCACGGGCCGCAGGTGGCAGAGGGGCACTTTACCCGCCCGGAGGCCTTCCCCACTGCCTCGCTCTGCCCTGGGCCAGTCGCAGGTCACTGCCAAGGGCAAGTCTCCTCTCTCGCCAGCACTAGTCAGAGGTCATCCTGCAAACCTtcgggagggggtggggcagggagtgaCTGGTGGCACTCTGCCATGCTCTATCTGTCCTAAATGTGATGAACAGGACCCAGAGGAGGCAGGCGAGTCTGCCACCCGGAAGCCCCAGCGGTTTACCTTGCCTCCCAAGCTTCCCCGGGCCCAGCAGCCAACCCCCAGGAAGACCGACAGGACGGACACGCCCCACGTGGCCATAAAGCGGGGCCTGGCCTGGGGAGCAGGAggcagaggggcagagagggCAAGTGTGAGCCTGCACCCAGCCTGGGATGAGGGAGCCTTTTAGGGGTTTGAACAAATGGAGACAAAATGTCTGGAAGGCCTCCAGGGCAAAGACTGGAGCGGGGGTCTCTGTCCGAGCTGCCTGCCGCCACCTTCCCAGCCACTCCAGGGAGAGGGATCACAAGGACGTCTCCCTGCGGCCTCAGTTATACGCACGCACCACGGACACAACACAACAACGTTTATTGCCCCAAGAGAAACTCTACTCTTCCTGCTCCACCTGCCCTCCTGCAGGACCAGAGAAAAGGGGTCTTGGAGCCCCGAGCATCAACGCGCAACATGAAGGGGCTTAACCCAGCGGGAAGCAAGACCTGCCGCAGCCTTACTCATCCTGCGTGGGATCTGAGTCCCCTACAGAATGCTGGGAGAGCGTGGAACTGCAAGCGGCATGAGGGAACGGAAGCGGAAGGGAGCGAGCCGAAGTACCGAGGGAGGCCGGGCTCTCGGGAAGCAGCCAGCCACGGGCGGGGAGCAGGGGCCCTCACTCCTCCTTCTTGTCCGTGGGGCCATCTACTGCCGCCTGCAAAGGGGACAGAAATTGCAAAGCAGTGGGTTGGCAGGCACACTCCTCCCGTTCGCCTTCCAGCCCCTCCACCCCAGAGGCCCGGTGGGGTGCCCCTTTCCCCAGATGCCAGGTGATCAGATGAGCAagggaccccccccccgccctcaGTAGCACCTCACAGTCTGCCAGGGTGGGAGTGGCCCCACTCCACGAGGGCTGTAACCCTAACTCCAGCCGGGCGGGGGCGTGGGGCGAGGGAGCGAGGGGAGACAAGCCTCTGCTGTCGCTCTTTTCTCAGAGCCCCAACCCCGCAGCACCACCTTCTCCTGGGCCTCACTCACCCCCACCCTCGTGCCCACGGCTATCTCCGAACTTGAGTCCCTTCCAAGTCCCAGTTCAGGCTCTTCCCAACTCTGCACACCTTCCACAGGTCCTGCCAGTGAGCCCGCCCTGCACTGAAGCTGTTGGTCCCCCTTTGGGGGCCGGGCCCTCCTTCTCCACCTTCCACAGTGCCCAAACTCAGGCCGCCAAGCACTGAATCAAACTGTCAGAACTTAGGGGTGTTTACCTAGCCCTCATGCCCAATTTCCAGGCCACCTGAGCTTCCAGATGCAGGTAGCCTGGGGACTCAGACCGGGCCTGCGGGCGTAGGTGGTGGCAGTGACTCGGACCTACTGGGTAGGGGCTGGCTGTGATGTCCCCAGCTCTCGGCCTCACATCACCCCGCAGCCCCTACAGAGGGAAGGCCAGCAGCCAGCAGTGGAATTTCCCCTGCACGTCTCTGGCTGGTACTTGATGGGGCCCTTCAGTAAACCTGGACGAGAGTCAGGAGCCCCACACCATGGACCAGGGGGTACGCGTAAGGGAAGGAGCTCTTCTCAAGGGCACTGATGCTGGGCACGAGGCTGGGCAGGCCCACAGTGCAGAGGGCTGACCCGACTGCCAAGGCGACCTTAGTAAGTGGCTGCCATCTGCCAGGCCACACCCCTCCTGCTCCAGAAGGGGTTCTGGCTGTTGGGCCCACGCTGGCCCCAGACTCAGcggcaacaaaggaaaaaagggggACTGGGAGAGAAAGCAGCCAGCTTGCTGCCGAGGCCTCTCGAAGGGGACAGGTTGGCCCTGAGGCTAAGGGAGTGGGAGGCCTGCTCTGCACCTgcgcggggtgggggggctcGGTTACAACAGAGCAAGCTGAGCATGCTGACCTGCAACTTCGCGTGCTCCTCCAACAGGCGGTCATACTCCTTGGTCAGGCCCTCAGACTGCTTCCGCATGGCCAGAGCCTCATTTTCAGCTTTCTCCAGTTCTGGGGATGATGCACGTggtgaaggaaggaaaattacaAGATGAGGATTAGGGAGAAAAACGCCATTTGCTGTAGACAGCAGATGCAGCCGCCCCAAATCTGTCCCCAGTGAGGGTGTCTGGGAGACCACTCCTCTCAAGAAAGCTCCTCTGCCAGCTGCCTCGAAAGTCTCCAAAAGTGGGGAAGGGCTGGCCAACAAAGCTGGGACAAGCAGGAGAACACCGAGgatctccccccaacccctttaATGGAGGGACCCTGCATGGCTCTCAGCAGGGGTGACTGCAGGGAGGCTGACAGCATGGGACAAACATTTTGAAAAGGTTGGGGGTGAGAGCAGGAGGCAGGGAGCAGAACCCCAGCCTCAAAGCTGAGAACGAGAGGTGTGTCGAGAGAGGCCTTCAGGAAGGGAGCAGATGGGAACATCTCAACCAGCTCTGATGCAGcctttccctccccacccaccaggcCCCTGGTGACGAGGCACAGAGCGCCACTCGCCACGCCTGGCGCTGGATGAGATGCTCCGGAGTTAGCCCATGGGCCTCTGGGGTTCCTGGGCCCTCCTTGGTGGGACCCTGAGTGCACTGCTAAACCACTAAGCCCCACTGGCTGGGGCCGAGCCCGGCTGTGTTTGGGCTGGATGAGCAGGGagccatttgtttgttttcacgcAGCTCCTGAGCCTGCGTGTGAGTTTGTTATTAATACTTCGGCAAGAGAGGTGTGGCAGCCACCGGCAGAGGCTCCCGAGTTCTGGGGGCCGGGGGCAACCCGACGACAGTGCTCACTTTGCTTGTTGACAGCCAGCTTGTCCTTCAGACTCTGCAGATCAGCCTTCAGGCTCCTGttctcttcctccaccttcaCTTCAGCATCCTTGCCATCCAACTTGACTCCACCAGCAGCTTCCTAGGAACagtgccaagggcctgggttactcaggagggaggagggagggagggaaggagggagggaaggagtccAGCTCCGTCCTCCCCACTGAGCTGTGATTCCTCAAGCTGCCCTGGGCACTTGCCCCTTCGGAAATGTCAGCACAGAACTGGGCCACTGCTTGTTCCCAGCCACCAGGCAAAGCCCAGGCCAGCAGGGCCACCTGCTACAGCTCCCAGGCCACACGCCCTGcctgccctggcccccagccctgcctcctttCTCGGCAGCTCCTCCAAGTTGACCAGTCCATCCAACGACTCCATTTGCTGTCATCTGGGGATTGCTGCCAGTGACCCCCAACTGACCAATGCCATCGCTTCCTCTCCCCAAGCTCCACAGCTCACTCCAGCCAAGGAGCCCCCAACTCACCCCTGCCCGTCCAACTCACCCCTGCCCGTCCAACTCTATCCTGCCTATGAATCCAAGTCCATCCGTCTCCTTCCCAGCTTGGCTCACACCTCACCTCCTCTGACAAGCCTTCTAGGACTGCCCCACCTCGTCCCCAGTTGATAGCAATCCTCAGGGGACCAAGATTGGTCCTATCCTATCTTGTGTTCTTCTGTGCTAACTTGCCCAATGTTCACAGCACAGGGCTCGGCTCCTTAAGGAGTCAGTTCATCAGGGAAGAGTCTGGCCTGGATACACAGCGGGTAGAGGCAAGAGAGCAGCAAGGGCGCCCCCTTTCCCATCGCGTCCCCCAGACCCCTCCAGTACCCCCCCCTTCATCCCTCCACCCAACTCCTCCGCTTTTCAGACAACAGCAGTGTTGCACGTTTCCCGGCCTGATAGGCTAACGGCAGCTGCTGTGGCCCATAAAGAATGTCACATGGGGGGGTCGGGAAGGCCGAACTCACCTTCTTTAGCTGGTCATTCTCTTCCATGTACTTCTTGGCCGCTTCACTAGCACTCTCTGCCTGCTTTTTAAAGGCTTCATTGGAGGCCAGCAGCGTGGCCTGCTGGGAGATAAGAGTCACCAGGCGTCTAAGCAGGCTGTAATTGTTtacaaaaagaagggagaagtgaGCACAAGAAAGAGGGCACGATGGCTAGCATGAACTTTTTTTGTTTGCTCCCACCCCACACCTGCCTGCAGCCTAGACCTGTCCTTCTGGATTGCCAGGGCGGCGAAGCAAAACACACCGGCAACGTGAGGGGAAAGATGGAGCCAGGAGCTGTCCTCTGCCACCAGAATGATTACTAGTGTGCCCAAAAGGCCGCTCACAGCCCTGGGGCTCTCCTCCAGCCCAGAAGGCACAGGAAGCAGGAGCCTGACAGGACACAGGGGCCATGCCTAGATACAGCCTAAAGGCCTAGAACCCGGCACTTTACAGGGCAGGGCCTAGACGTGCCAAAGCAGCCATGCTGCCACTTTCCTCGCTGCAAGGCTGGGCTCGCCTTGATAAACAAGAGcagcccaggacttccctggtggtccagcggttaagactccgcgcttccaatgcagggggcgtggattcgatccctggttggggaactaagatcccacatgccatgtggcaaaacaaacaaacaaacacaccacACAAGAGCAGCCAGTGCTGCGGGGGCTTCCAGAGGGCCGGCCGAATCCTCCAGCCCACCTTGTGAGACGGTTGCTACTACTGCCCCTGTTTCACAGaggggaaacggaggctcagcATGCTGAAGCAATTGGTCAAGAGCCAGAAACGAATGTGGCTGGAATCTGCACTCCTGCCTGTCTGATCCCAAGGCCTGAGCTGCCAACCACTACATGTACTCGATTTCCAGGGAACCACT from Balaenoptera acutorostrata chromosome X, mBalAcu1.1, whole genome shotgun sequence includes the following:
- the BCAP31 gene encoding B-cell receptor-associated protein 31, with the protein product MSLQWTAVATFLYAEVFAVLLLCIPFISPKRWQKIFKSRLVELVVTYGNTFFVVLIVILVLLVIDAVREIRKYDDVTEKVNLQNNPGAVEHFHMKLFRAQRNLYIAGFSLLLSFLLRRLVTLISQQATLLASNEAFKKQAESASEAAKKYMEENDQLKKEAAGGVKLDGKDAEVKVEEENRSLKADLQSLKDKLAVNKQKLEKAENEALAMRKQSEGLTKEYDRLLEEHAKLQAAVDGPTDKKEE